The DNA window GGCGAGCATCGCGTACATAACAACAGCCGAGACGAGGAACGCGACCCTGACGGCCCCCCAGTCGGAGTAGCTGTGGGAGGCCCACTTGGCGAGGTTTATGCCGTAGATTCCACCCCAGAATATGCCCGAGAGTATTATGCCCTTGGCGAAGGGTCTCTCCGCAACGAAGAGCCTTCCGATCTGGTTGCTGAAGACAGCTATGAGTGCGACTATGAAACCCTGGAAGAAGCGGAGCGCAACAACTCCCCACCAGCTCGGCATGAAGGGGATCAGGAACTGTGGTACGGCTGCAAAGCTGACTATCAATGCGACACTCCTCTTGAAGGAACCCTTGAACAGGCTCGTTCCACCGAGGAGGAACGCCACGAAGAGACCAACGACGTAGGCCGTCTGCTGGTAGCCCATCATTGCTTCCGTAATGCCGTAGTGCGCCAGGACAACGTCCTTAAACTTCTCCAGCATGTGCATTGTTCCAAAGCCCGAGGCCACAAGGAGTGTGTTAATCAATACCGTTGACCATCTTTTGTCCATTGCAATCACCTCACAGTTTTCCCATCAGCATAAGAACACCGAAGACTATGAAGAGAACGCCCGCACCCCTGTGGATCATTTCCATCGGCAGTAGGTGGCCGAGTTCGTCACCAAGGAGCGCACCGATGAGGTTAACAGCCGCTAGGCCCAGGATGGCTCCAAGGAATGCGGTTTTCCAGCCGTACTTGGCGGCAAACGCCATGGTTGCGAGCTGGGTCTTATCCCCAAGCTCGGCTAGAAAAATGGCGAAAAAGATGGCCAGAACGCCGTCCATCCCCTTCCCCCGCTAGAGCTTTGAAAGTGCCTCGTTCATTCTTTCCATGGCCTCGACGAGCTGGCTCTTCTTGGTCGCGTAGCTTATCCTTATCCAGCCCTCACCGGCCTTTCCAAAGGCCGTTCCAGGAATGACGACGACGCGCGCGTTCTCAAGGAGCCAGTCGGCGAAGTCTTCGCTGCTCATGTCCAGGCTCGGGTCTATCTTTGCCCAGATGTAGAACGCTCCCTTCGGCTTGAACGGGGTGATGTACGGCATCCTGTGGAGGTGTTTGAGCACGAGCTTCCTCCTCTCCGAGTAGGTCTCGCGCATGGCGCTGACGGCCTCCCAGCTGCGCTTGTCGCGGAGGGCGGTGATTCCCGCTATCTGAATGAAAGAGGTGACGTTGCCGATGACGTAGGCGTGCAGCTTTATCATGTCCCGTATGACCTGTGTTGGGGCTATGGTAAAGCCGAGACGCCAGCCGGTCATGGCGAAGGTCTTGGAGAAGCTGTTCGCCAGAATCGTGTTGTCCGGGGCGTACTTTATCATCGGGTAGTGCTTCGCCCCCTCGTAAAGGAAGTGCTCGTATGGCTCGTCACTCAGGATGTAGAGGTTGTAGTCCTCGGCTATGTCTGCAATCGCTTTAACCGTCTTCTTCTTGAGAATCGCGCCCGTGGGGTTGTTGGGATAGTTGAGAACCAGCATCCTGGTGCGCTTGGTTATCGCCTCAACGAGCTCATCCGGGTCAATCTGAAACTCGTTCTCCTCCCGGAGGGGTATCCTGATTATGCCCGCCTCGGCTATCTTCGCATCCTCGACGTAGCACACGAAGGCCGGGTCGGGGATTATAACGTCATCGTCCCCTTCAAGGAGGGTTTGGAAGGCCAGATAGGTTGCCTCGTAGGCGCCGGCGGTCACTATTATATCATTTGGAGAGACGTCAACCTTGTAGTGGGTCTTGTAGTACTCCGCTATGGCCTCACGGAACTCAGGAATACCCGCGTTGGGCGTGTAGTGAGTGTAACCCTCATCTATGGCCCTCTTGGCGGCCTCCTTGATGACGTTGGGGGTATCGAAGTCGGGTTCGCCTATGCCGAGGGAAATAACGTCCTCCATCTTCTTAGCCTTCTCAAAAAGCTCCCTGATTTTCGAGCGCTGGATGAGGTTTATTCTGCCAGCAAGGAAATACTTGCGCTTTTTATACTTCATGAGCATCACCTCAGGCACTTCGAAAATGAGGGAGGGATTTTATAAACCTATCCTCCTAGGGGTACAGAATTGGGTACCTGCTGTCTATAAAACTTCAGCGAGTGCAGCTTTTTCAAAAAAAGTTTTCACTTTTTCCCGGTCGCAGCCGGTGAGCGGGAGCTCGTTCAGTCCAAAGTCGCGCAGAACCTCCAACGCTCTCTCCCGCGTTCCAAAGACCACCAGATAGTTCTCACCATCTTTTATGCCGTTTTGGGCTATGGCGTCTTTTATCTGAAGCGTTCCGGCCAGGCGGATCAGCAGCTCCCCCCCAAGGGTTCTCGCGTGGTTCGTTCCTCTCTCAAACGACCTGAGCGCCAGCAGAGCCGCGAACGCCACGGCCTCCCAGCACTCGGCGCTGACTATCTGAACGTCCCCCCCAAGCTTTGGGATAATCTTTCCGGCGTTCTCCACGTACACCCTCGTGATGTGAAGCTTTTCGGTTATTCCCCTCATCGAATTCCCCAGAATCTGATGAAATACTCGGTGTTAAAACCCTTTCTCATCCCCAATCCCCGCTGATTTAAAATATTTTTTGTCTTTTTGAATTTTTTCAAAAATTTTTTGAGATTGATAATATCACAATATTATCATCCATCCGCAAAGTATTTAACTAATTAAATCACTAGTTATTTCAGCGGCTTACTGAACTGGGTGGTGCAGGGATGGGCAAAATGCGTATCATCAGCGTACAGCTCCCCCAGGGCCTGATTAACGCCATGGACCAGCTGGTTAGAAAGGGCGTTTATCCCAACAGGAGCGAAATCATCAGGGAAGCTATTCGCGAGCTTTTGAAGAAGGAACTGTACCAACTTGAGGTTGAGGAGCGCTCAATGCCTGACTACATTATGAAGTGAAATAAGCCGCTAAAATCAGCCGTCAAATCATGCTGTAAGAGTCAGATGATTGAGGGGGTTGGGGCGATGGTATTTAAACTCCTGGAACAAGCCGGAATAAAGCTCGACTTAGATGACAAGCCCAAAAAGGCAGAGTTTGGAGATTTCTCCGATGAGAACCTCGAAGATCTTATAAAGATTGTTATCGTTGGCGTTGGTGGTTCCGGAAACAACACGATAACCAGACTCTACGAGCTTGGCGTCCAGGGCGCGGAGCTCATAGCCATGAACACCGACGCCCAGCACCTTGCCAGGACAAAAGCCCACAGAAAGCTTCTCCTCGGAAAGGAGATAACTCACGGAAAGGGATCAGGAGGCAACCCGGAGGTGGGTTATCGGGCCGCCGAGGCGAGCGCCCACGAGATTGCCGAAACCATCGGTGACGCTGATCTCGTGTTCATAACCGCCGGTATGGGCAACGGCACCGGTACGGGCGCTGCCCCTGTTGTCGCCAAGGTTGTAAAGGAGCGTGCCAGGCACAACGGCCGCTTTAGGGAGCCACTCGTCGTCAGTGTTGTAACGTACCCGTTCAAGAACGAGGGCAAGATACGGCTTGAGAAGGCCAAGGCCGGAATAAAGGCCCTCATGTACTACTCGGACACTGTCATCATCATCGAGAACGACAAGCTCCTCAAGCTCGTTCCGAAGCTCCCAATAAACGCGGCCTTCCGCTTCGCCGACGAGATAATAGCCAGGATGGTCAAGGGTATCACAGAGACCATAAAGCTCCCGTCCATGGTTAACATCGACTTCGCCGACGTTTACAGCGTCATGCACAACGGGGGTGCGGCCCTGATAGGGATCGGCGAGAGTGACTCCAGCAACAGGGCGGTCGATGCCGTCAAGAACGCCCTTGAGAACAAGATGCTTGAGGTTGAGTACGGCAGCGGCGACAGGGCGCTGGTTCACTTCACCGTCGGACCGGACGTAAGCCTCGGCGAGATAAACGACGCCATGAACATCGTTTACGAGAAGCTAGGCGAGAAGAGTGAAATCAAGTGGGGAGCCAGGATAGACGATGACATGGGTAAAGTCGTCCGTGCGATGGTCATCATGACCGGCGTTAAAAGCCCGCACATCCTGGGCGGGGAGCACGCCCTCCGCGTTGGTTCATCCTTCAAGGAGAACATCATAACACCAGAACCTATCAAGCCATTCAAGTCCGAAGACAACGGCTTTGACAGAATATTCAACACAATCTCCAAGCCCAGGAAGGCCGAGAAAGAACTCCCAACCTATGCCAAGAGGGTTCTTGAGGACTTCATCGACATCACCTGACCCTTTCTCTACCTTTGGCAGGTGATTCCAGTGGCCGTCGTGATCAGCATAGCCAATCAGAAGGGCGGGGTTGGGAAGACCACTCTGACCATGAACCTCGGCCATGCGCTCGCCGCCATGGGCAAGAGGGTTCTTCTCGTTGACATAGACCCGCAGTTCAACCTCACCTTTGGACTTATAGGCATGGATGTCCTCCAGTACGGGGAAAGCAACGTGGGGACGCTGATGACCAGGGAGAGCGAGGTGGAGGACACCATCGTCGAGGTGAGGAGGAACCTCCATCTTATTCCAAGTCATCTGAACCTCTCCGCCAGGGAGATAGAGATTATCAACGCATACAACCGCGAGAGGCGCCTGGAGAAGGCCTTGACACCCATATTGCCCGATTACGACTACGTTCTCATAGACAACCCGCCCAGCATGGGAATCTTCCTCGTCAACTCGCTCACCGCTTCTGACTACGTCCTCATTCCGCTCGAACTCAGCTACTTCGGCGTCATAGGCATGCAGCTCATGTTCAACCTCATGCGCATGATCCGCGAGGAGACCAACGAGAACCTGAAGCTACTCGGGCTGGTTCCCAACAAGTTCACCCGCCAGACGAAGGTTCCGAAGATGCGCCTCAGGGAGCTCAGGGCGACCTATCCGGACGCCCCGATACTGACGACGATTCCGAAGGCGATAGCCCTTGAGAAGGCCCAGAGCCAGGGAATGAGCATATTTGAATTCGACGGAGATGGTAGAGCCTCCAAGGCCCTTCTAAAACTCGCGAGAGAGGTGGTCGAAATTGTCGAAGGATAAAATTCCCAAGCTTTTTGACGGCTCCGTTAACGAGCTCACCCGACCGTCCAGGCCCAAAAAGGACAGGAAGGCCAAGTCCAAGGACATGAAGAAGGAGAAAAAGCAGAAGACCCTTTACATAAGCCTCGATATGAACAAAAAACTCATCGAACTCTACGGCGAGGAAGGCAGAAGACAGAGCACCATCGTTGAGGACGCGGTCAACCTCTACTACTACCTGAAGCTCGCCCTCGGTGAGAAGAAGTTCGACGAGCTGATGAGTGCGGTGAAAAGGGAAGACCCGGAGTTCCTGCGGGAGTACATGGGGAGATTCAAGCTCTGATGTTAATCCAGACGCTCAACTCACCGTTTGAATCATAAGCTAAAATCAGCCCCAACTCCCGCGATGACGTAAAATCAGCGGTTAAATCAATCGCAGTACGTCTCTATTATCCTCCGGATTATCTTGCTGGTCTTCGCCCTGTCGCTCTTGTAGAGGTAGGGGATTCGTATCACGTCAGCGTTTATGCCACGCCGCCGAAGCTCCTCCTTGAGGCGCTCGCAGCTGAAGTCCTGGTCGGGGCCTATCGCAACGATGTCGGGGTTTATGCGCTTCACCAGCCCGTAGTCTATTCCCCCGGGTGAGCCGATGTAGACCTCGTCCACCATCCTCAGGGCCCTCAGAAGTTCCGCCCTGTCCTCCGCCGTGTTCACGGGCTCCCTGCGCTTCTGCCTCCTGACAGTCTCGTCGTGGGCGACTATCACTATCAGTTCGTCCCCCAGGGCCCTGGCCTGGCTGAGAAAGTGGATGTGGCCGACGTGAAGGATGTCAAAAACCCCGCCGACTAGGACGCGGATTTTCCGCCTTCCCTCCCCGGTTCCGTTCATCTCAGCCCACCGTCAGCTCCCAGATTCTATCCTTGGCGTGGTGGATGTTCTTCACCGCCTTGCCCTTGGGCTTTTCTTTCATTGCTTTTCCATCCATCAGGGCGATGCCTATGGCGAGGGGCCTTCCGTAGTCCTCCTCAACCACGAAAACGAAGTCGCCTTCCATTATGCCCTCGTCCGCATCGGTTATCCCGGCCGCCATGACGTCGGCGCCCTTGATTATGAACGGCACCGCGCCCGCATCGACCACGACGCGCCTGGGCCACTTCCTCAGGTCCTCCTCGTTCGACAGCTCATAGAGCGCTATGACGAGGGGAAATATAAGTCCCTTCCTCCTTATGAAGAACGGCTTCCCGTTAACGAGGAGTATCTCCGTCGTCCTGTCGAACTCCGCAACCTCGACCCTGTCCTTTTTGTTGAGCATCTTCCCCGCTATCTCCTCACCGAAGATTCCGCCCATCTCGCGGATTATCTCCTTGATTTCCTTCTTGCTGAGTGGATGCTTGACCTTCAGCTCCATCCCTACACCCCCGTCATCTCCTCGTGAAGCTTCCTCGCGGCTGCCCTCGGGTTCTCGCTCGCGTATATCGAGCGCCCCACTATGACGTAGTCGGCGCCGGCCTTTAAAACCTCACCCGCCCTGCCGCCCTGGGCACCAACGCCCGGGGTAAGGATTCTGATTCCCGGTTTCAGCTTCGAGCGTATGTAGGAAACCCTCTCGGGCCTAGTGGCGGGGGCTATGACCCCAAAGGGCTCAAGCCCGTTGGCCATCTCGATGAGTTTGTCCGTGACCGGCTGGATGAACTCCCTCGCCCCAGGATGACTCATCTCGACGACGAGTATGGTCCTTCCAAGCTCCATCACTGCCTCAACGCTGTCGCTCCCGACGAAGCCGTGGGCTATGATGTAGTCCGCCCCGGCCTCGAAAACCTTGCCCGCTATCAGCCTGTTGGTGTTTGGTATGTCCGCCAGCTTGAGGTCGGCTATTATCGGCAACCCAGTAACCTGCTTCAGTTCGGTGATGATGTTCAGCCCCGAGCCTATTATCAGCGGCCAGTTAACCTTTACCGCCCACAGGTAATCGGCGGTGCACTCGGCTATCTCAAGGGCCCTGTCACGTTCGTAGACGTCGAGTGCGAGAACAAGCCTCCTCATAACTTCACCTCACCAGGGATTTTATCCGCTCCGGCAGCTCGTCGCCCTTGAGAGTCAGGGCGACATGATAGGCGCTCTTCATGGCATCGGCTTCCTTCTCCGCCCAGGTAACCACGACGAGGTCGCCGTCGTTCAGTTTGAACGCTTCCCTAATCTTCTCAGCGAGCCCGGGCATCGTCTCGCTCAGCGGCCGCCCATCCTCCGGAAAGACGGGTTCACCATCCCTCACGACGAGAATCATGGCCCCCTTCGCGAAGAACCTTATGGCCTCATCGCGGAGCTCGATGCTCTTGAAGCCCTCAACCCCTTTCACCGTTAGTGCGCAGGCAGGATAGCCCTCAACCTCCCCGATACGGTGGACTTCGGAGAAATGCCTAGAGATTTCCCCGAGAAGCTCCATTCCCCTCCCGTTGAGCGAGTGTCCGCGCTGGGTGGAGCTTATAACGTCAATGGCGGCAAGCTTCTTCAAAAGCGTTCTAACGCTACCCTCACCGAGGTCGAGAACCTCCGATACCGCCTTTCTCCCCGTCGGGTTCTGGAGCATGAAAAGAACCGCAACGACATCCTCAAGCGTGAACTCCGGATAGGCTCCCCTCTTCCAGCTCATCGGCTTCCCTCCGAGAAAAATAGGGCAATGGAAATTAAAAGTTTGTTGGAAAAGTCAGAACCAGCGCGGCTCCAGACCGGCCCAGATGCGCATCTTCTCATGGGCGATGATGCGCGGAATGTTCGGCCTGTCCTTCGGTCCCGGGTTCTTCATGTAGAATGCGTTGACCTCGTAGACGGTTCCGAAGGCCTTCTTCTCAATCGCTATCTTTCCGAGCCTCGCAAGGTCAACGAGCAGACCTGCCAGAGCGGGGCTGTCGTTTATCCTGCCGGTGATGACGAGCTCATCCCTGGCGCCGTTGAAGCTGACGTACTCGATGTGCATGGCGATGAACTTCCTGTCGCCGAGGGGTTCGAGGAAGCCGGTGGGCTTGATGTAGTGGGGGGCATCGTAGCCGAGGAGCTCCTTAACGACCGAGCTCTTTGTGAACTCCTTGCTCTTGTTCCTCTCCTTGTCGGTGAGGGCCAGGAAGTCGTTGTTTCCGCCAATGTTGAACTGGGCTATATCGAGGACGTAGCGGTTCCTCTGGGCGAGGTGGCTGAGCACGTCGGCCGTGAGCGGCGTCGCTCCCGTGGCACCGTCGTCGCCGAAGATAACGAGGTTACTCTCCCTAGCGAGCTCGACGAAGGCTGGGTCGTTGGCTATAAGCGTTGGAATCGCGTTGACGAAGGCAGCACCGCCGACCTCCCTGGCGTACTGGGCTATGGCGTAGGCGTAAACCTGGGTGGCGGTGAGCCTGTCCCTGTTGTCCTCAGCGAGGGCCTTCTCAAGCTCCTCCCTGCTTCCGAAGGGCACGAAGGCCTCCGTGGTGCAGACGTTGATGAACACCTCCGCGCCGAGCTCCTTCCACTCGCTGACGAGGTGCTCAACGGCCTCCTTGAGGGTCATCTCGTCGTCGAGACCGGTGGCCTTGATCGGCAGATTTCTGAGGCTCCGCAGGTGGATTCCCTTTCTGACGGTGATGCCCCTCAGACTCTCCGGGGCCTCGGGATCGTAGGTTTTAACGACGTTGTGGAGGTCCTTTCCAACCTTGCTAGCGTCAACATCGTAGGAGCCGACTATCTCTATCTCCCTGATTTTAATCGGAAGCTCATCGGCGAGGGGAACGCCGTAGGGCTCCATCCTTCCGGCCTTTATCTTCTCAAGACCGCTCGCAAAGATGCTGGCAACGTAGCCCTGTCCGAGTATGACAACCTTAACCATTCCATCCACCTCCTTTGCTTGCGGTAAATTATTTTACAGTAGTTAAATAGTTTTTGGTGGAAAAACGATTTTATTAATTTTTGAACATTTCATTGTTCCACTCCGCCCGATTGCCGACCGTAGAGCCCAGCCCAAAAATTTTATAAATAACCAAACTTGAATAAAAGATGGCATTCGCTCGCTTTCTAAAATAAGCCCTCCGGGCCTTTTTGGGCTCGCTTTTGAAAACTTTGGAGGGTGGTAGCCATGAGAGCCGCGGCACTATGGCTGGTTGCACTGGTGATTTTCGGGGTAATTGCCAGCGGCTGCATCGGTGGCGAGGAAGCGAAGACCTCTTCTGCTGAGGTTCAGCTTACTGGAGACATTACAAAGGACCTTGTGGAGATAGGAAAGGTTCTGGAGCAGAACGGGGTTAAAGAGGTTAAGTTCTCCGCCTGGGGTTCCGGCGATCCGAACAGCGTCATGAGGGTTTACGGAATAGTGGAGGCCGCGAGGAGGATAAACAAAATCTGGGCCGACAACGGAATCAACGTCAAAATCGTTGTAACCGAGACCCACTACGTCGCCTCCTTCCAGGATGCCTACAAGGAGTACCTCAGCAAGCAGCCCCTCGGGCAGGCCGGGGACTTCTTCGTGAACAGCTACGCCTTCCTGCCGACGCTGGCGGACGAGGGCTACATACTCGACATAACTGAATACGCCAAGACCTATCAGAGCGTTGTTGATGACTTCTACCCGTCCCTGATTGAGGCCTCAAAGTACAACGGAAAACTCTACGGCCTGCCGCAGGACACCGAGGCGAGGCCGCTCTACATAAGGAAGGACGTGGCTCAGAGGATAGGGTTCGACCTCAGCGGCCTCGATGAGAAGGTGAAGAACGGCGAGTTCACCTGGAGCGACGTCTACTACTGGGCCAAGAAGGCCAAGGAAGAAGGCGCCGCAGAGTGGGGCCTCATCCACAGGAAAGGCTCGGCTCACCCCGACCTGATACAGTTCATCTTCGCCTTCGGTGGAAAGCTCTACGACCCGAACACCGGAAAGCTCGTCGTTGACGTTCCGGCGGTTTACAAGTGGCTCTACGTTGAGTGGAAGTTTGCCCGCGATGGACTCCTTCCAGAGGACATAATGAGCTGGGACTGGGCCAAGCAGATACACCCGGCTGTAGTCGAGGGCAGGACGCTCTTCGACATAGGCGGGACCTGGTACTGGACCGAGTGGCAGACCAAGCAGTACTACGCCAAGGGCGGAACACCGAGGGGCCTGAAGCCCGAAGAGGTGAGGGACTGGTTTTACTACACCCTCTTCCCCGCTGGAGAGAAGGGTGACAAGCCGGTAACCCTCAGCCAGCCCTTCGTCTGGATGATAAACTCCAAGGCGGGCCAGCTGAACCCGAAGTACGACGAGCTCAAGGATGTTTACCACAAGCTCGCCTTCCTGATGCTCATCAAGGCCAGCGATCCTGATATAAACGCCATACACAGCGTCATCTCCGCCCACCTGCCCGTGAGAAAAGAGGCGGCAAAGCTGATCAAGGACGAGAAGTGGCTCAACGACCTCAAAGCGCTCAACCTCGACCTGAGCGACGAGGTGAAGAGCAACATCAGGGACATAGTCCAGGCGACCGTCAACCCGATAAACGCCCAGTTCCTGGCGGACGTCAGCTACATGCTCGAATACACCCACCTCGCCCCTGCCCACCCGAAGTACCCAGCGCTCGCGGACATCTTCAAGGAGGCCGTTGACAAGGTTCTGAGGGGCGAGATGACCCCGGAGGAGGCGGTCAACTACATCATCCAGAAGGTTCAGGCTGATCCGGAGCTCGCCCAGAACGTCGAGATACAGGGTGAGATACCCAAGGACTGGAAGTTCCCGCAGGGATGAGGTGATGCCATGACAAAGGGGAAGCTCAGGGACCTTTCCTTCTTTCTTTCCCCGATGGTGCTGATGGTGTTCCTGTTCTATCTGGTGCCCCTAGTCATGACCATCTACATAAGCATGACCCGGATGAGGAACTGGAACGTTGACAGGTACCTTACCGAGTTCGTCGGCCTCTACAACTACGAGAGGCTCTTCCACATGTTCCAGCACGACCCGACGTTTAAGGCCGTAGTCATGACCACCCTCGTATTCGTTGGAATAACCCTCGTGATAAACGTCTTCGGCGGCCTTGCGCTGGCTCTTGCGACCTTCTTCATCAACGAGAGGCCGGCATCTTCATACAGGCTCCTCTGGCTCCTCCCCAGGATGTCGCCGATAGCGGTCTACAGCCTCGTCTGGTACTACTTCTTCCACGGAAGTGAGATTGGAACCCTGAACTCAATCCTTATGAGCCTCGGCCTCATCTCGGAGCCCATCCCCTGGGGCCAGGTAACGCCCTGGGGGGCGTGGAGCGTGATAATCTTCGTCAACGGCCTGGTGGGTGTAAGTTTCGGAATGATAGTCTTCACGTCGGCCTTGAATCAGATACCCAAGGAACTCGTCATAGCCGCGAGGGTCGATGGTGCCTCCTCCTGGCAGATATCGAGGCGGATTCTGATTCCGATGATTAAATGGCACCTCCTCTACGTCCTGACGTGGCAGTTCCTCAGCCTGCTGACGACCTATCCGCACCTCTTCCTGCTCGTCCAGTGGGACCTCGTCAACAGGGACTACGGAACGACATTAGCGCTCTACGTCTTCAACACGGCCTTCGGAATGGGTGAGCAGGACCAGGGATTGGCCGCTGCAGCGGCCGTCATACTCTCCATAATCGGAATCCTCGGCGGCTTCGTGACGCTCAAGGTTCTCAAGTTTGAGAAGATGATGAAAAAGCCCAGGGGGGACTTCTGATGAGGGACGTGGAGACGAGACCCAGGAGGTACGAGCGGCTCATAATCCTCGCCCTCCTCCTCGCAAGCCTCCCGCTAATTCTGGGCTTTTTCCTCCTCGTCCTTTCGAGCTTCAGCACGGAGATGGTCACCAACCTAGACCCCAGATCGTTCCACCCAACGCTTGAGAACTGGATAAACCTCTTCCAGGGGAAGATAGCCACCACCGGTGGAATAAGGGTCAACATATGGCGCATAACCCTCAACACGCTCATAGTGGCCCTCGGTGTGGCCGGCGTCGTTACCGGGATAAGCGCCCTAGCCGGTTACTCCCTCTCAAGGATAGACTTCCGCGGAAGGAAGACCATGATGGTTCTCCTCCTCGTCCTCCACGCCTTCCCGGGCGTTGCCCTCATAGTGGGCGTTTACCTCCTCTACCGCCTCACGTTCCCTCAGAACTACGAGGTCGTCGGGCTCTACTCCTTCGCATACGTCATACTCGCGAGGGCGGCGCTGGAGATACCCATGTCGATCTGGCTCATGAAGGGCTTCTTTGACACTATTCCCTGGGAGTTCGAGTGGTCCGGAATCATAGACGGCGCCTCGCGGATAACCGTCTGGAGGAGGATAATGCTGCCCCTCATAAAGCCCGGAATTCTGGCGGTTGCCCTCTTCGCCTTCCTCGCTGGCTGGCAGGACATAATCTACGTGAGAACCTTCCTCGTCTATCCCACGCTCGCGACCTTCATAGAGGCCAACATAGAGGCCGAATACTCCCACATGCCCCTCATAGCGGCCGCCGGAACGTTCTACCTCCTACCCACGATAATATTCTTCATCACCGCCCAGCAGCTCCTCCTCCAGGGTTATTCAGGTGGAATAAAGGGCTGAGGTGGTTGAAATGGTTAAGGTCACCCTGGACAACATCACGAAGAGGTTCGGCAACTTTGAGGCCCTCAAGCGGGTAAGCCTTGAGATAGCCGACAAGGAGTTCATGGCACTCCTCGGCCCCTCGGGAAGCGGGAAGTCGACGCTCCTCTACACGATAGCAGGAATCTACCGGCCGACGAGCGGGAGGATATATTTCGACGGCAGGGACGTTACCGATGTCCCGCCGAAGGACAGGAACGTCGGTCTGGTCTTTCAGAACTGGGCGCTATATCCGCACATGAGGGTCTTCGACAACATAGCCTTTCCACTTGAGCTGAGGAAGGCACCGAAGGACGAGATAGCCAAGAAGGTCAGGGAGGTAGCCGAGATGCTCCGCATAGAGAACCTCCTCGACCGCTACCCGTGGCAGCTCTCCGGCGGCCAGCAGCAGCGCGTTGCCATAGCGAGGGCCCTGGTCAAAGAGCCGGACGTCCTCCTCCTCGATGAGCCGCTGAGCAACCTCGACGCGCTCCTGAGGCTTGAGGTCAGGGCCGAACTCAAGAGGCTCCAGAAAGAGCTCGGAATCACCGCCGTTTACGTCACCCACGACCAGGCCGAGGCCCTGGCAATGGCCGACAGGATAGCCGTGATAAAGGAGGGGATAATACTTCAGGTCGGAAGCCCGGACGACGTCTATTACAGGCCGAAGTACCGCTTCGTCGG is part of the Thermococcus sp. 21S7 genome and encodes:
- a CDS encoding inositol-3-phosphate synthase encodes the protein MVKVVILGQGYVASIFASGLEKIKAGRMEPYGVPLADELPIKIREIEIVGSYDVDASKVGKDLHNVVKTYDPEAPESLRGITVRKGIHLRSLRNLPIKATGLDDEMTLKEAVEHLVSEWKELGAEVFINVCTTEAFVPFGSREELEKALAEDNRDRLTATQVYAYAIAQYAREVGGAAFVNAIPTLIANDPAFVELARESNLVIFGDDGATGATPLTADVLSHLAQRNRYVLDIAQFNIGGNNDFLALTDKERNKSKEFTKSSVVKELLGYDAPHYIKPTGFLEPLGDRKFIAMHIEYVSFNGARDELVITGRINDSPALAGLLVDLARLGKIAIEKKAFGTVYEVNAFYMKNPGPKDRPNIPRIIAHEKMRIWAGLEPRWF
- a CDS encoding extracellular solute-binding protein translates to MRAAALWLVALVIFGVIASGCIGGEEAKTSSAEVQLTGDITKDLVEIGKVLEQNGVKEVKFSAWGSGDPNSVMRVYGIVEAARRINKIWADNGINVKIVVTETHYVASFQDAYKEYLSKQPLGQAGDFFVNSYAFLPTLADEGYILDITEYAKTYQSVVDDFYPSLIEASKYNGKLYGLPQDTEARPLYIRKDVAQRIGFDLSGLDEKVKNGEFTWSDVYYWAKKAKEEGAAEWGLIHRKGSAHPDLIQFIFAFGGKLYDPNTGKLVVDVPAVYKWLYVEWKFARDGLLPEDIMSWDWAKQIHPAVVEGRTLFDIGGTWYWTEWQTKQYYAKGGTPRGLKPEEVRDWFYYTLFPAGEKGDKPVTLSQPFVWMINSKAGQLNPKYDELKDVYHKLAFLMLIKASDPDINAIHSVISAHLPVRKEAAKLIKDEKWLNDLKALNLDLSDEVKSNIRDIVQATVNPINAQFLADVSYMLEYTHLAPAHPKYPALADIFKEAVDKVLRGEMTPEEAVNYIIQKVQADPELAQNVEIQGEIPKDWKFPQG
- a CDS encoding sugar ABC transporter permease; protein product: MTKGKLRDLSFFLSPMVLMVFLFYLVPLVMTIYISMTRMRNWNVDRYLTEFVGLYNYERLFHMFQHDPTFKAVVMTTLVFVGITLVINVFGGLALALATFFINERPASSYRLLWLLPRMSPIAVYSLVWYYFFHGSEIGTLNSILMSLGLISEPIPWGQVTPWGAWSVIIFVNGLVGVSFGMIVFTSALNQIPKELVIAARVDGASSWQISRRILIPMIKWHLLYVLTWQFLSLLTTYPHLFLLVQWDLVNRDYGTTLALYVFNTAFGMGEQDQGLAAAAAVILSIIGILGGFVTLKVLKFEKMMKKPRGDF
- a CDS encoding carbohydrate ABC transporter permease, whose product is MRDVETRPRRYERLIILALLLASLPLILGFFLLVLSSFSTEMVTNLDPRSFHPTLENWINLFQGKIATTGGIRVNIWRITLNTLIVALGVAGVVTGISALAGYSLSRIDFRGRKTMMVLLLVLHAFPGVALIVGVYLLYRLTFPQNYEVVGLYSFAYVILARAALEIPMSIWLMKGFFDTIPWEFEWSGIIDGASRITVWRRIMLPLIKPGILAVALFAFLAGWQDIIYVRTFLVYPTLATFIEANIEAEYSHMPLIAAAGTFYLLPTIIFFITAQQLLLQGYSGGIKG
- a CDS encoding ABC transporter ATP-binding protein, yielding MVKVTLDNITKRFGNFEALKRVSLEIADKEFMALLGPSGSGKSTLLYTIAGIYRPTSGRIYFDGRDVTDVPPKDRNVGLVFQNWALYPHMRVFDNIAFPLELRKAPKDEIAKKVREVAEMLRIENLLDRYPWQLSGGQQQRVAIARALVKEPDVLLLDEPLSNLDALLRLEVRAELKRLQKELGITAVYVTHDQAEALAMADRIAVIKEGIILQVGSPDDVYYRPKYRFVGGFLGSPPMNFVEAEVRESYLDVYGSRIPVPAQYRGLVEKLGVAEVILGFRPHDAEVVKENAEGLAGTVYSFEPLGREQIVTVSVNGAFVKVFAPEGEHFSFGEPVTVKLREDRIVLFDRKTEKALEFLEE